A segment of the Deltaproteobacteria bacterium genome:
GAGGACAAGAAGAAGACGTTCAGCGCCTTCACGGGCGCCGTCGACGTCGAAGCGCTCGCCGGCATCCTGGCGATGCTCGCCGCCGGGGCGAAGAAGGGCGGCGCCGAGAAGGCCTCCGAAGGCGCCGGCGAGAAGCGCTCGATGTTCATGGACATCTACGCGGCCGCGGCGCGGAGCCACATGGAGCGCTACGGCACCAAGGCCGAGCACTTCGCCGCCATTTCCTCGAAGAACTCGGTGCATGGCAGCATGAACCCGCGCGCGCAGTTCCGCGACGTGCTCACGGTGGAACAGGTGATGGCGGCGCCGATGGTCGCGGAGCCGCTGACCCGGCCGATGTGCTCGCCGATCGGCGACGGCGCCGCGGCCGCCATCCTCGTGAGCGAGCGCAAGGCCCGCGCGCTCGGGCTCACGTCCCCGGTGCGCGTGGTCGCAAGCGTGCTCGGCAGCGGCTGGGACCACGGCGTAGACGAGGACGGCCTCGCCGAGCTCTGCTCGAGCAACGCCTACGAGGAAGCCGGGGTGGGTCCCGCTGACATCGACGTGATCGAGCTGCACGACGCTTCGGCGCCCGCCGAGCTCATGACCTACGAGTACCTCGGCCTGTGCGCCAAGGGCGAAGGCGCGCGCCTTGTCGACGAGGGCGCGACGCGCCTCGGCGGCCGGCAACCGGTCAACACCTCGGGCGGGCTGCTGCGCAAGGGCCATCCGGTCGGCGCGACCGGCATCGCGCAGATCGTCGAGCTCACCGAGCAGCTCCAGGGACGCGCCGGCGCGCGTCAGGTCGAGGGCGCGCAGGTGGCCCTCGCCCACAACGGCGGCGGCAACATCGGCATCGACGCCGCCGCGATGTGCGTCACCATCCTGAAGAGGTGACCGCCATGTCCGCCTCTCGCGCGTGGAACGAGCTGGTGCTCGCGGAGCTGATCGCCTCGCGGGCGGAGGAGGCGCCGGACCTCGACGTGCTGACGTTCGAGAACGGCGACCGGCCCGATGAGGTGCGCACCTACACCGATCTCTTGCGGCACGGCAGCAGCATCGCCGCCGCCCTCGCCGCGCGCGGGATGCGAGCCGGCGACCGCTTCGGGCTGCTGCTGCGAAACCATCCCGAGTTCGTCGAGACGATGGTCGCGGCGTCGATGAGCGGGTGCGTGTTCGTGCCCATCGACCCCCGCACCAGGGGCGACAAGCTCGCGTTCACCCTGCGCGATTCCCAGTGCAAGGGCGTCGTCTGCGCCGACTACTGCCTCGCGCAGGTCGCGGCCGTCCGCGAGCAGGTGCCG
Coding sequences within it:
- a CDS encoding thiolase family protein; this encodes MKTNAIVAGVGMTTFGKHMDMGLKALGGEAVAAALADAGLTAADLEAAYVGNAAAGLITGQESIRGEVVLRAMGIGRIPVVNVENACASASTAFQQAAAMVTAGFYDVVLALGVEKLYHEDKKKTFSAFTGAVDVEALAGILAMLAAGAKKGGAEKASEGAGEKRSMFMDIYAAAARSHMERYGTKAEHFAAISSKNSVHGSMNPRAQFRDVLTVEQVMAAPMVAEPLTRPMCSPIGDGAAAAILVSERKARALGLTSPVRVVASVLGSGWDHGVDEDGLAELCSSNAYEEAGVGPADIDVIELHDASAPAELMTYEYLGLCAKGEGARLVDEGATRLGGRQPVNTSGGLLRKGHPVGATGIAQIVELTEQLQGRAGARQVEGAQVALAHNGGGNIGIDAAAMCVTILKR